One Carassius gibelio isolate Cgi1373 ecotype wild population from Czech Republic chromosome A20, carGib1.2-hapl.c, whole genome shotgun sequence DNA segment encodes these proteins:
- the LOC127938819 gene encoding DNA-binding protein RFX6-like → MPMKRNIGSPLKNDMLHQPQASQTKRACKNADDLHASVLVDQDNLGKNMFFKARLDEEEDSGIKSEADESNGSISSEEDLGHVEYSKTFSVKQTVPKKSISQIIKDKKKQTQLTLQWLEENYIVCEGVCLPRCILYAHYLDFCRKEKLDPACAATFGKTIRQKFPLLTTRRLGTRGHSKYHYYGIGIKESSAYYHSVYLGKGLTRFSGSKLKNEGGFTRKYSLSSKTGTLLPEFPSAQHLVLQESVSKEKVDTLIMMYKTHCQCILDNAINVNFEEIQNFLLHFWQGMPEHLLPLIENPVIVDIFCVCDSILYKVLTDVLIPATMQDMPESLLADIRSFAKHWEHWMVSSLENLPEILSEKKLPIARRFVSSLKRQTSFLHLAQIARPALFDQNVVTSMVNDIDKVDLNSIGSQALLSITSDQDSDFYSEYDSISVFQELKDLLRKNATVESFIEWLDSLVEQKVIKPSKQNGRPVKKRAQDFLLKWSFFGARVMHNLTLNNAASFGSFHLIRMLLDEYILLAIETQFNNDKEQDLQNLLEKYMRSADASKATFTASPSSCFLANRNKSGVASSDSTVKDENPPDHDFLSLTAAQQGLGASTVVYHSTDPDNFTISGQMDYSLNSAPLMTPPISPAMINRSSVINQGPMAVRTQSSCPIQPQVSCQAFSDTMYQSLHNTSSGSYPSSSYYQPVFRAQTHTPTSAYQARAETGRYTPFSGHQLTKDCFSSSCTVSPYSSRDAVTGYAASGDPVMDTEGVQLLDSTGYSFGGSAASGDGCSGPVCSSGHNGYYSSSGYVDAQRMGTFIDQHVSVISSVSSIRSVSAYAEVHDPLNILDDTNRKTTRPYYTELSAMGAHTAGSSIAHSCSISTPCMYGGPASYHSQNALLPLQGTTEIRELVSSLPPINTVFMGSTGGLS, encoded by the exons ATGCCAATGAAAAGAAATATAGGGAGTCCATTGAAGAACGACATGCTTCATCAACCACAAGCGTCGCAGACAAAGAGAGCTTGCAAAAACGCAGATGACCTCCATGCTTCAGTTCTTGTTGACCAAGACAATCTCgggaaaaacatgtttttcaaagCCAGGCTTGATGAGGAGGAGGATTCTGGCATTAAATCAG AAGCTGATGAAAGTAATGGAAGCATTTCTTCTGAAGAGGACCTGGGCCACGTGGAATATTCGAAGACGTTCTCTGTGAAACAAACTGTGCCAAAAAAAAGCATCAGTCAGATCATCAAGGACAAGAAGAAACAGACTCAACTCACTCTACAATG GCTTGAGGAAAATTACATCGTTTGCGAAGGTGTCTGTCTGCCACGGTGCATCCTCTACGCTCATTATTTAGACTTTTGTCGGAAAGAGAAATTAGATCCTGCTTGTGCTGCCACTTTTGGGAAG ACCATAAGGCAGAAATTTCCTCTTTTAACAACACGGAGGCTTGGAACCAGAGGCCATTCGAA GTATCATTATTATGGTATTGGAATCAAGGAGAGCAGTGCGTATTATCACTCTGTGTACCTTGGAAAAGGTTTGACACG ATTCTCTGGAAGCAAGCTAAAAAATGAG GGGGGATTCACCAGGAAATACTCCCTTAGTTCTAAAACAGGAACTCTTTTACCCGAATTCCCAAGTGCACAGCATTTAGTGCTTCAGGAGTCTGTGTCAAAAGAAAAG GTCGACACATTGATTATGATGTACAAGACTCACTGTCAGTGCATTCTGGACAATGCCATTAATGTCAACTTTGAGGAG ATCCAGAACTTTCTGCTTCACTTCTGGCAAGGAATGCCTGAACATCTCCTGCCACTGATAGAGAATCCAGTTATCGTGGACATCTTCTGTGTGTGTGACTCTATACTCTACAAA GTTCTGACTGATGTTCTCATCCCTGCTACAATGCAGGACATGCCAGAAAG TCTTTTGGCAGATATTCGAAGTTTTGCCAAGCACTGGGAACACTGGATGGTGTCTTCCTTGGAGAATCTTCCGGAAATCCTCTCTGAAAAGAAACTGCCAATAGCGCGACGATTTGTGTCCTCCTTAAAGAGACAGACCTCCTTTTTACATCTTGCACAG ATTGCAAGACCTGCACTTTTTGACCAGAATGTAGTGACTTCTATGGTGAATGATATCGATAAAGTGGATCTTAACAGTATTGGTTCTCAAGCACTCCTTTCGATTACAAGTGACCAAGATTCAGACTTCTACTCTGAAT ATGACTCCATTTCAGTGTTTCAAGAGTTGAAAGACCTCCTGAGGAAAAATGCCACAGTGGAGTCTTTCATTGAATGGCTTGACTCGCTGGTCGAGCAGAAAGTTATTAAG CCCAGCAAACAAAATGGTCGGCCAGTGAAAAAGCGAGCTCAAGATTTCCTTCTGAAGTGGAGTTTTTTTGGAGCACGAGTGATGCACAATCTCACCCTAAACAATGCTGCTAGCTTTG GCTCGTTCCATCTCATTCGGATGCTTTTGGATGAGTACATCCTGCTAGCCATTGAAACACAATTCAACAACGACAAAGAGCAAGACCTTCAGAATCTACTGGAGAAATACATGAGGAGTGCAG ATGCTAGTAAGGCTACATTCACTGCCTCCCCAAGTTCCTGTTTCTTGGCCAATCGGAATAAATCCGGTGTGGCGTCCAGTGATTCAACTGTCAAGGATGAGAACCCACCAGATCATGACTTCCTGTCGCTCACAGCTGCACAGCAGGGGCTCGGGGCCAGTACTGTTGTGTACCATAGTACCGATCCCGACAACTTTACTATATCTG GTCAAATGGATTACTCGCTGAACAGCGCCCCCCTGATGACCCCTCCGATCTCTCCTGCCATGATCAACCGTAGCAGTGTGATCAACCAGGGCCCGATGGCTGTGAGGACACAGAGCAGCTGCCCCATCCAGCCTCAGGTGTCCTGCCAGGCCTTCTCTGACACCATGTACCAGAGTCTGCACAATACCAGTTCTGGCTCGTACCCCAGCTCCTCTTACTACCAGCCTGTGTTCAGAGCTCAGACTCACACTCCAACATCAGCCTATCAGGCTCGTGCTGAAACCGGCCGCTACACACCCTTCTCTGGACACCAGCTGACCAAAGACTGCTTCAGCAGCAGCTGCACCGTGTCTCCCTACAGCTCGAGGGATGCAGTGACTGGATACGCAGCCTCAGGTGACCCTGTGATGGATACTGAGGGCGTACAGCTGCTGGACTCCACAGGGTACAGCTTTGGAGGAAGTGCTGCCAGTGGAGATGGATGTTCAGGTCCAGTTTGCAGCTCTGGGCACAATG GATATTACAGCAGCAGCGGGTATGTGGACGCTCAGAGGATGGGCACGTTTATCGATCAGCATGTGTCAGTTATCAGCAGCGTGAGCAGCATTCGCTCTGTTTCGGCCTATGCTGAAGTGCACGACCCTCTCAACATCCTAGATGACACCAACAGGAAGACAACAAGACCCTACTACACTGAACTGTCTGCAATGGGTGCACACACAGCAG